One Actinoplanes missouriensis 431 DNA segment encodes these proteins:
- a CDS encoding DODA-type extradiol aromatic ring-opening family dioxygenase: MASIVAVIASTHHPFYYRASTSTGDDRPPFADEWTRKILAFRETLTRAKPDVLVMVGSDHFHQLWLDNMPQFLVGKAPFYDANWYNEEREFGLPRMVLKGQEDLSSHILRSGLDAGFDLAFSNELRIDHSVTCPIITLRPEADLPIVPIYTNIFAPPLPQPSRFVKLGETIREIVEQWPSQLRVAVIGTGHLSLELGGPRQFGPHGPDPAFDEKAVGWIANGDLDGCLREVTLDSLHTPGNATHGFMDFMLMMGVAGAGVKADYVDTLDLFHTMEAYFTWYPNGAPA; the protein is encoded by the coding sequence ATGGCCAGCATCGTCGCGGTCATCGCCTCGACGCATCACCCCTTCTACTACCGGGCCAGCACGTCCACCGGCGACGACCGGCCCCCGTTCGCCGACGAGTGGACCCGCAAGATCCTCGCCTTCCGGGAGACGCTGACCCGGGCGAAGCCGGACGTGCTGGTCATGGTCGGCTCTGATCACTTCCATCAGCTGTGGTTGGACAACATGCCGCAGTTCCTGGTCGGCAAGGCGCCGTTCTACGACGCGAACTGGTACAACGAGGAACGCGAGTTCGGGCTGCCGCGGATGGTCCTGAAAGGCCAGGAGGACCTGTCGTCGCACATCCTGCGCTCCGGGCTGGACGCCGGATTCGACCTCGCGTTCAGCAACGAGCTGCGGATCGATCACAGCGTGACCTGCCCGATCATCACGCTGCGCCCCGAGGCCGACCTGCCGATCGTGCCGATCTACACGAACATCTTCGCGCCGCCGCTGCCGCAGCCGTCCCGCTTCGTCAAGCTCGGCGAGACGATCCGGGAGATCGTCGAGCAGTGGCCGTCGCAGCTGCGGGTCGCCGTGATCGGGACCGGTCACCTGTCGCTGGAGCTGGGCGGGCCCCGGCAGTTCGGCCCGCACGGACCGGACCCGGCGTTCGACGAGAAGGCGGTCGGCTGGATCGCCAACGGCGACCTCGACGGCTGCCTGCGCGAGGTCACGCTGGACAGCCTGCACACGCCCGGGAACGCCACCCACGGATTCATGGACTTCATGCTGATGATGGGTGTGGCCGGCGCCGGAGTGAAAGCCGACTACGTCGACACCCTCGACCTGTTCCACACCATGGAGGCGTATTTCACCTGGTATCCGAACGGAGCTCCGGCATGA
- a CDS encoding quinone oxidoreductase family protein, which yields MIDAAVVRICGQPPMPERRPAPVPGDGEFCIRVAAAPITPLDVLCASGTSYFGVPATPYVPGVQGVGHLDDGTAVWFATAAGMRPGDGSMASIVTAAGDDVVTLPPGTPLIPVAALGLSAVAAHAALRAAGDDLGQVVVLGAGGTVGQAAIQLALLGGARRVIAVARSPEALARATDLGAAATVPLLPGDSETGLADCLRDAADGPVDLVIDPVFGMPAAAALRVLRPGGTLVNLGSAAGATAPIDSATLRSGSLRIVGHTNNALSPAQRAGALTDIAAHAAAGRLTVAHETVPLAAVAEAWTRQAIGLARSRMIITP from the coding sequence ATGATCGACGCGGCGGTCGTGCGGATCTGCGGGCAGCCTCCGATGCCGGAGCGCCGCCCGGCGCCCGTCCCCGGTGACGGCGAGTTCTGCATCCGGGTCGCGGCGGCGCCGATCACGCCGCTCGACGTGCTCTGCGCGTCGGGGACCAGCTACTTCGGGGTGCCGGCGACGCCGTACGTGCCGGGTGTCCAGGGTGTCGGGCATCTCGACGACGGGACGGCGGTGTGGTTCGCGACGGCGGCCGGGATGCGGCCGGGTGACGGGAGCATGGCGTCGATCGTGACGGCCGCCGGCGACGACGTCGTGACGCTGCCGCCCGGAACTCCGCTGATCCCGGTGGCCGCGCTCGGGCTCTCCGCGGTGGCCGCCCATGCCGCACTGCGGGCGGCCGGCGACGACCTCGGGCAGGTGGTGGTGCTCGGCGCGGGCGGCACGGTCGGGCAGGCCGCGATCCAGCTGGCGCTGCTGGGCGGCGCCCGCCGGGTGATCGCCGTGGCCCGCTCCCCCGAGGCGCTGGCCCGCGCGACCGATCTGGGCGCGGCGGCCACCGTGCCGCTGCTGCCCGGCGACTCCGAGACCGGCCTCGCCGACTGCCTGCGCGACGCCGCGGACGGCCCGGTCGACCTGGTGATCGATCCGGTCTTCGGGATGCCGGCGGCGGCCGCCCTGCGGGTGCTGCGCCCCGGCGGAACCCTGGTCAACCTGGGATCGGCGGCCGGGGCAACCGCGCCGATCGACTCGGCCACCCTGCGCAGCGGGTCGTTGCGCATCGTCGGGCACACCAACAACGCGCTGTCGCCGGCCCAGCGGGCCGGCGCGCTGACCGACATCGCCGCGCACGCGGCGGCCGGGCGTCTCACGGTCGCCCACGAGACGGTTCCGCTGGCGGCGGTCGCCGAGGCGTGGACCCGCCAGGCGATCGGGCTGGCCCGGAGCCGGATGATAATCACCCCATGA
- a CDS encoding GNAT family N-acetyltransferase produces MTKVVTYVEMTSLDDLRPAAPVPGLALEPLDPASPLVIELQVRIGAPYGWKSASRTPEEWAAHLAAHPDRRYFAVTFEGEPAGMVACHQRPGDDVEIETFGLVPEFTGRRLGGYALTLGIRQAWSLTPGVKRVWLHTSTQDHPNALPNYHRRGFRTFATESR; encoded by the coding sequence ATGACCAAGGTAGTGACCTATGTCGAAATGACCTCGCTGGATGACCTCCGGCCCGCCGCGCCGGTCCCGGGTCTCGCCCTGGAACCCCTGGACCCGGCGTCGCCGCTGGTCATCGAGTTGCAGGTCCGGATCGGCGCGCCCTACGGCTGGAAGAGCGCGAGTCGCACCCCCGAGGAGTGGGCCGCCCATCTCGCCGCCCACCCGGACCGGCGCTACTTCGCGGTGACCTTCGAGGGCGAGCCGGCCGGCATGGTGGCCTGCCACCAGCGCCCGGGAGACGACGTGGAGATCGAGACGTTCGGGCTGGTCCCCGAGTTCACCGGCCGGCGGCTGGGCGGGTACGCGCTGACACTCGGCATCCGGCAGGCCTGGTCCCTGACGCCCGGCGTGAAACGCGTCTGGCTGCACACCTCCACCCAGGACCACCCGAACGCGCTGCCCAACTACCACCGGCGGGGCTTTCGCACGTTCGCCACCGAGAGCCGCTGA